A genome region from Acipenser ruthenus chromosome 29, fAciRut3.2 maternal haplotype, whole genome shotgun sequence includes the following:
- the LOC131702117 gene encoding uncharacterized protein C20orf204-like has translation MFVPRPAICIFLLVTALYPQSSDSKSKCNISEILKDYKVVIFQDIKSLNLTGLEYSNKNRNLGNSCQSDKEYKILQSIYKMTLLLKCQVRVNKMNGIKEAVRKTTMQIESAINQHCKKMNKKKRQQKDSRCTQRNLKSQRSIRRFKKDLSKTIETLVLCWAKLDTMHPQR, from the exons ATG TTTGTCCCCAGGCCTGCGATCTGTATCTTCTTATTGGTAACAGCGTTGTATCCGCAAAGCTCTGACAGCAAAAGCAAGTGCAACATTTCAGAGATCCTCAAAGATTATAAAGTGGTCATCTTCCAGGACATCAAGAGCCTG AATCTCACAGGacttgaatattcaaacaaaaacaggaaTCTGGGAAATTCTTGCCAGTCTGATAAG GAATACAAGATTCTGCAATCAATATACAAAATGACCCTTTTACTCAAGTGTCAGGTCAGAGTAAATAAAATGAATGGCATCAAAGAAGCTGTGCGTAAAACAACAATGCAGATTGAATCTGCTATCAACCAGCACTGCAAGAAAATGAATAAG AAAAAGAGACAACAAAAGGACTCCAGATGTACACAGAGAAACTTGAAGAGTCAGAGAAGCATAAGGAGATTTAAGAAGGACTTGTCAAAAACCATTGAGACTCTGGTGCTCTGTTGGGCAAAATTAGACACTATGCATCCCCAACGCTAA